One Tepidimicrobium xylanilyticum DNA window includes the following coding sequences:
- a CDS encoding HAMP domain-containing sensor histidine kinase encodes MKERSFKSKFIIAFIKILALSLIFSILTFIIWSLTFDYIRFPANYYEREVVDIIEAISTKHDDVLNKNFQSVLEETVPRGGILYQVLDENGKIIYGTYNEEIIKGKKNLMNNLNSNIRLGRGLYARITPILNKDNNIKGATVFIYTLKSMQKTENHFLFLLSNMMMLSPFIFIIMFTLIYAKKLTKEINEPVRLLLGASEMIKNQNLDFTIEYNQKNEFTKLIAAFEDMRKNLKESLIRQWKLEEKRRENIANIAHDLKTPLTIVNTYVEAMLDGTVKEEKIKDYLEVIKRNNERALILLVDLNTLSDVENPDFTLNPVEVNIIDFLNSKEKDYKILCENRGIDFKIEIEDFRIKNITAKFDIKSLEQVLDNCISNSIRYTEKGGFIKVNALCKEEEIEFKVIDTGKGFSNEDLKNIFNKFYKGDKSRSFSSGHSGLGMYIAKTIVEKHGGSIEAENNTPKGAVIRFNIKPMAI; translated from the coding sequence ATGAAGGAAAGAAGCTTTAAAAGCAAGTTCATAATAGCTTTTATAAAGATATTAGCTTTAAGCCTTATTTTTTCAATACTAACTTTTATAATATGGAGTTTGACTTTTGATTACATAAGATTTCCTGCTAATTACTATGAAAGAGAAGTGGTAGATATAATAGAAGCTATAAGTACTAAACATGACGATGTTTTAAATAAAAACTTTCAATCAGTATTGGAGGAAACAGTTCCCAGAGGAGGTATACTCTATCAGGTATTAGATGAAAATGGTAAAATCATATATGGAACTTATAATGAGGAAATAATTAAAGGTAAAAAGAATCTAATGAACAATTTGAATTCCAATATAAGATTAGGAAGGGGCCTCTATGCTAGAATAACCCCAATATTGAATAAGGATAACAATATTAAAGGAGCAACGGTCTTTATTTATACCTTAAAGAGCATGCAGAAAACAGAAAACCATTTTTTATTTTTATTATCTAATATGATGATGTTATCACCATTCATATTTATAATTATGTTCACCCTAATATATGCAAAAAAATTGACCAAGGAAATCAATGAGCCAGTTAGGCTACTGTTGGGTGCTTCAGAAATGATTAAAAATCAAAATTTAGACTTTACAATTGAGTACAATCAAAAAAATGAGTTTACGAAACTAATAGCTGCCTTTGAAGATATGAGAAAAAACTTAAAAGAATCCCTCATAAGACAGTGGAAGTTAGAAGAGAAGAGGAGGGAAAATATTGCTAACATTGCCCATGATTTAAAGACACCTCTAACCATTGTCAATACATATGTTGAAGCAATGTTAGATGGTACAGTGAAAGAAGAAAAGATTAAGGATTATTTAGAGGTTATAAAAAGAAATAATGAAAGGGCCTTAATCTTATTGGTGGATTTAAATACATTATCCGACGTAGAAAATCCAGATTTTACTTTAAATCCTGTGGAAGTAAATATTATTGATTTTTTAAACTCTAAGGAAAAGGACTACAAAATTTTATGCGAAAATAGGGGCATTGATTTCAAAATAGAGATTGAAGATTTTAGAATAAAAAATATAACTGCTAAGTTTGATATTAAGTCTTTAGAACAGGTTTTAGATAACTGTATATCTAATAGTATCAGATATACAGAAAAAGGAGGATTTATAAAAGTAAATGCCTTGTGCAAGGAGGAAGAAATAGAATTTAAGGTTATAGATACAGGTAAAGGATTTTCCAATGAAGACTTGAAAAATATATTTAATAAGTTTTATAAAGGAGATAAGTCTCGCTCCTTTTCATCAGGGCATTCTGGTTTAGGCATGTATATTGCTAAAACGATTGTGGAAAAACATGGTGGAAGTATTGAAGCAGAAAATAATACTCCAAAAGGAGCAGTTATTAGGTTTAATATAAAGCCAATGGCCATATGA
- a CDS encoding response regulator transcription factor: protein METILVIDDETDLTMIIKDALESNGYKVLTANNGFDGIELSRKDPDLIILDIMMPDIDGYNLCSLIRDSVDCPILFLSARDSEGDKIKGLAIGGDDYITKPFSLKELVSRVKAHLRREKRRINKVIPNALTFKKMDIDLKGFIVRVNNKNINLTKREFEIVELLALHPGQVFSKDQIYEKIWGYDGLGDTSTVTEHIKNIRSKISSQDKENKYIETVWGLGYRWEA, encoded by the coding sequence GTGGAGACTATACTCGTAATTGATGATGAAACGGACTTAACTATGATAATCAAAGATGCACTGGAATCTAATGGATATAAGGTACTTACTGCCAATAATGGTTTTGATGGCATTGAATTGTCGAGGAAGGATCCAGATCTTATTATTCTGGATATTATGATGCCAGATATAGATGGGTATAACCTATGTAGTCTTATTAGGGATAGTGTAGATTGTCCTATCCTTTTCTTGTCTGCAAGGGACAGCGAAGGGGACAAGATAAAAGGTCTTGCCATTGGTGGTGATGATTATATAACTAAGCCTTTTAGTTTAAAAGAGTTAGTCTCTAGAGTTAAAGCACACTTGAGACGTGAAAAGAGAAGGATAAATAAGGTAATTCCCAATGCTTTAACTTTTAAGAAAATGGATATTGACTTAAAAGGATTTATAGTTCGAGTAAACAACAAAAATATAAATTTAACTAAAAGGGAATTTGAAATAGTGGAACTACTGGCCTTACATCCTGGGCAGGTATTTTCAAAGGACCAGATATATGAAAAGATATGGGGGTATGATGGACTGGGAGATACTTCTACAGTTACAGAGCATATAAAGAATATAAGATCAAAGATAAGTTCCCAGGATAAAGAGAATAAGTATATAGAAACTGTTTGGGGATTAGGTTATAGGTGGGAGGCCTAA